One Puntigrus tetrazona isolate hp1 chromosome 25, ASM1883169v1, whole genome shotgun sequence genomic window, atatttaaaatctataatatataaattaatattaaattttaattaaaaaattaatagcttaaaatctgtaatctttcaaatattaaactataaccttttttaaatcaatctttTAGGGAAGTGTCTGTTCCTGTCTGGATTCACAGAAAAACTGTTAAATCACATGGATGATGATAGTTTGCCTGAGAAATATGGCATCGGCTTCACAAATATGGTAGCAAGAGCGACACCGGGAAGCAAAGATCTCTCTAGGTGCGGTAGATTGTTCCTCTAATGTCATTCTTTACTGGAAACAGTGATGTTCCTATTTTCTGAACTGTTCTGCTTGTCACCTTCTGCAGCAAGGAGCTTCGAGAAGGTGGTAAAATCTTAGTGGAAAAGATAAAGAAATTCAAGCCTCTCATAGCagtttttaatggaaaatgtaAGTATtcaaacacagagaaagagtACAAACTGGTTGTCTGAAAGTGCATTTaacggtttttatttttttccatttaatcaACTTTTGTTTCAGGTATATATGAAATGTTCTGTAGGGAGATATTTGGAAAAAAGCCCAAAACACTTGAATTTGGCCTACAGCCTCACAGGATTCCTGACTCTGAGACGgtaagaaacctttttttttttttttttttttttgaagaaagaaaatgaagaaaaaatttgGTCAGATATGAGTCATATGCTGTATACTCCGGTTTTCTGTAGGCGTTGTACCTGATGccctcctccagtgcccgctgTGCTCAGTTTCCTCGTGCTCAGGacaaagtgcatttttacatCAAGCTGAGAGAGCTCCGAGATCAGCTGAAGGGTGTTGCGAAGCCCAAGGAGGTAGAAGAAGTGAAGTACTCATTTGATCTCGGCATGGCTAAAGGTACAAGCAGACCGTTTATGACTACCCTCCTGATATACACAATTATGAACCGTACCTGACTATTTGATCTTCCTTCTGTCTTGCAGAGGACGCTAAGAGGATGGCCATCAAGGAAGAGCATTATGATCCAGGTTATGAGGCAGCTTTCGGAGGAGCGTATGGAGAACAGGCACCTGAAGGAGGCCAAAGCAATGGATATTGCAACTTCTCCACATCTGAGGAGAAAGGTCAGTACTCAAATGAAGATATGTTTTTGTCCATACGATGAAAGTCAAAGGGGTCTTCGGgtgtttaaaatcaatttttgtgTTCGTACCTCCAGCCGACGCAGCGGAGAAGGCTCCTACGAATCCGAACACGGTTGGCCAGGTTCAGGACGGTCAGTGGATGACGCAGTCTTTTGCCGATCAGATCCCAGACATAGGCAGCTCCTCTCAAGCCCAAAGCTGGGGTGTATGAGGACCGTTCTGAGGGACTTCAGACGAAGCCTGTGCTCTTCTAGAGATGCTGTGCCTCTTATCTTCTCTCAGTTGAATCCAGGAGTCTTTGGGGCATTGGTTTCTGTCTCCTGTGCGTTGCTGTGACAAGTCTGTTACGTTATAATTTCAGGACCGATTTGAGGAATCACAACATGATGCAAGGTGGCCCAACTTGCACAAGGAGAATCCAATGGCTGCTgtgcttttaaagaaactgtACCTCTGAACTTCAATTTGGGGGCCTTTGAGATCTCAAATGCCTctttattaaagaaaagaaCAGTTTTTACTATGAATTTCAATTAGACCTTTTAGGAATTAGCATTTCTATGGAACTGGAGGATATACTCTTCTTTTACTTTATCGGTTTAGAGTCATTGACGTTATTTTTGGTAGTTTAGTGTACGAGGTTCTGAGCACTGGTTAATTGCATTGTGATATCAGGGACTGACACTTGATTTGTTCATAAGGAGCGCTCgctattatttcatttaaatgggaCGTATTATGTTTTCgtggtaacattttaaatgtaacaaccCAAATCTTTTTACAGTGCACATtttaaagatcacattgcaaaatCTGTGAGGATAacattgaaataatgttttgtttttatcataatGTGACCATTAGGTCTTTTTACATGTTGGAAGGACTCAGAAACTTCTATGGTGCCACTGCAAGACAAAATTACTGGTGACTGTGCATCggaaatgtctttaaatgtgtTCCTTATGAGGAAGCATCAGCatcacttaaaaaaacacatgtacaCAACAACCTCTCCGCTTTCAGTACTGTAAAACACAATACAGTATGACTGTTTCTATAAGTAAACTAATCCTGAAAATGCCATAATTTATGGATTTATCCACATGCTTTTACTTGGTgctatttttttacctttctgTAAACATGATTATctctttttgttcattaaaatacagttaCGAAGTTCTGCgtgtacatttatttctatgttagtagtattatattttagtaaaaaaaaatacttgtatATTGGTAGAAATTGTTTAattacatattgtatatttttaaggcGATTGATtatacagaaaacaagcactaaACACACTAACAAACTGATCTGATGTAATTTTTAGAAATGATATCTTTAATTTAGAGGccatttaaaaagattaaaatcgTTATTGAAAcctctttatttaatatatttacacagtGCATGTAAGAACAGGTAGAAGAGGTTGTTGGGTTGGGTTTGCAGTTGAAGGGAGTTGGTAAAGAAATTGTTATTTAGGGGCGTCACACTTAATATTTGGACTATTTAGATTTGTAATCTCTTTCAAACCTTATTGAGAAAGCTTTCTTCAATATTTGTCCAAACGTTCTCATTGTCATCTGCCATATCCACAGCAGATATGACCACAACTCTGGAGCGCACTCAGCAAGCCTAAAAAATAGTTAGGGATTAGCATGAAATTAAGATTTTGAAATTTCaatttcactctttttttttgacatgtaTACCTTAAAAGCATTACGCATGCCATCTCCGCTGGCAAAGCACACCACATTAGACAGTAAACCAGCTTTACTGAGAGGGGACTTCTTGTGTCATCATTTTCCATTATGCTAGCCTCATAAAATACTGGAGAAGgtgaaaaatagattttttttcctcatataaTTTTCCTGGTTCGTGGTATTGGATGTACGTTATTTATTGTCTTACCATTTTTGATGGACTCTGGAAGGATATTATTAGAATTCCCGGTCACTCTTAGCTTGttttcactaaaatattttctcttttcgtCAGCTAGGATCAGCTCTGACAGTGGCGATGTGAGCTTCAGGAGTTCTAATGagcaaaacaatattatatcCCAACAAGCACACGATTATGCCAAATATCATCTTCAAGAAGAGTCTAAAGCTACTcaccattttcttttaaaaacaggtAAGCATCTTTATATCCATTTTGACACATCTCAGCCAGGACCTTACGAAACACCGCAATAAGGTCATGCGGGCCtaagtgtgtttttgaaaatcaaGCATTTGAAGATTTACCTCTGGTTCTGGAGGAAAAAATGCAATGGCCACTCGGTGTGCGTTGATGAAGTTGATGTGAATGCTGACGTTATTGTAGTATATATCATGGAAGTAAAAAGGGTTGCCGTAAGGACTGATGTCGCTCTCTCCAGAAAAAGGCGAGATGGTGATTGTGTTCCTCAGACTAGAAAAGGGCATGTTATCACTCAGTGCTCCATCTACATACCTCTGAAAACAGATGAGATGgggaaaaccattaaaaaaatggttgaaacttgaattaatttgcatttaattacgGCTAACTAAATAAAAGATACTGAGCAAATATTTTCCTATTCAAAACGTTACATTTTGATTGAAACAAAAAGtgtaacaaaaaatgttttattttacatggagCGGGTCGCCACATTTTTGACGTTTTAGAAATTCTAAActtagaaatattaatattttgtggaataTTGGGCTCGATAATAGCGCGGTTTTCCATCGCTCATGCGCGATGCTGCATCCGCACCGCTAGGTGTCAGTAATATCAAGGCAATAAAGACATCGAGACGAATAAAACGttagcacttttaaaaaaattccaaaatagttcgaaaaactaaaaattatttcGAATTATCACGAAAATACAGTCAAACGGCTACGTACTGTTCCACGATAGCTTGGAGGGAACACGCCACAGTACAGTGGATAAAAGCAGCTACAAATCAGAGCCTGCAGACAGAGAGCAAAGTGTGCATCATAAAACCTCATTAACGCTTATCCGTTCATCACACAGGGAGCAAGAGGTAGCTGAGTTCACCTGAACGAGATCTTCTTTGCTGTCAAATTCAGACACCAACACATTTGTCCCATCTGACACTCGCGTGAGGGACACAAACAGCCGTCCACGTGCGAGCAGATGGGCATCATCGGGCAGGTCACGATTTAGGAAGCGTCGTACGGTCCTTAGCAGGTCGAAGGAGGGACGCACAGCACCCAGAGTGCCTTTCCGAGCCTCCCGAGACATTTCCAGCAAATGTTCACAGCATTTGGCTTCAAAATGGAACTTCCTTTAGGATCACCAACATTATTGTATAGAATAgtcatcaaaaataattaaataatttctttaacgAGGCTTCTAAAATATGTTTAGGTTTTAAAACTAGCGTGGTAAAAGATTTATCTTTTGGATTCATGACAAATGCCACCTTTTCAACTTGTGTGAGGTTTTCACTAAAAGTAATTGAGGAAACATACCCGGAGACATCTGGCATGCTAGTATTGCAGCCATGAGGGCACCAGATGAAGCCCCACAAATCTTCTTCACCCCCTTAAGTAGAAATGGGGCCCGTTCAAATAAACAGCTGTAGACTCCACAGTAGTAAGCCATCAGAAATCCACAGCCGGCAAAAGAAATATTCCAGTCTTTAGCGGATTCCTGCATGTTCTTCAGCATATGAGTAGCTGAGGTTATGCAGTGCAAGTGCGATGAATTACGGTGAGTCCAAATGAAGGTCAGTCATTAGCACTGATAGTATCTGGCTACATTCTACTATTACGAAACAGTGTGTTGCAATCGCAGAGGTCATGTACTGGAAAAACAACATTGTGTAGTGAAGACATTGCTGTgatcatttttttgtcaaaacacAAGTGATCTTGAAAGGATTGgttgtgtacattttatattatactattaaataataactaataatatttttgttcttcgtataaaatatgaaaggaatataatttaaaattgttattaatattaaatacatttcctgTTAAAAACATATTCTCTTGCTGTatgaataaaaccaaaacattaattaaaccaagtttagtttttatttaaaatgtaacaacagTGTTGCTAAAACACtccaaactaacaaacaaatcaCTCATTTAAGGAAAATGCGCAGAAAATCATTGTATGAAATCCATCCTGTGAGGTTCTTgtcaaaaaaagaagtaaaatgaAAGAATTCCTCCTCTGACAGATTCACGCTGTATTGTCTCAGAACCTaaagaaattatgcaaaaagttgaataattaaatatgaacaaaatgagGGTTAAGTATAAAAGAGTGCTTCCTACCTTCCTAAAGTCCTGAATGGAGATCTTTCCAGAGCGCTCTTTGTCAAAGGCTATGAATTTGTGCCTCATCTGCCTCCAGAAGAGCTGGATAGGCCTGGAGATTCTCAGCATGGCTT contains:
- the tdg.1 gene encoding thymine DNA glycosylase, tandem duplicate 1 isoform X1 yields the protein MDERLYGSLPHAPSEYLQQWVQSAQQHLQALQAQYPHMANGNAGFMMEGPREDGGMQQMPVHPEDAAQLEPAAAQKAPAKGKRGRAASKEPKAKREPKAKGEPRAKPGPKPKKAKEDKEGPPAEGQEKIDETFKKVKRKVDRFKGMSEEEVMKKTLPDILTPNLDYVIIGINPGLMAAYIGRWFPGPGNHFWKCLFLSGFTEKLLNHMDDDSLPEKYGIGFTNMVARATPGSKDLSSKELREGGKILVEKIKKFKPLIAVFNGKCIYEMFCREIFGKKPKTLEFGLQPHRIPDSETALYLMPSSSARCAQFPRAQDKVHFYIKLRELRDQLKGVAKPKEVEEVKYSFDLGMAKEDAKRMAIKEEHYDPGYEAAFGGAYGEQAPEGGQSNGYCNFSTSEEKADAAEKAPTNPNTVGQVQDGQWMTQSFADQIPDIGSSSQAQSWGV
- the tdg.1 gene encoding thymine DNA glycosylase, tandem duplicate 1 isoform X2, with amino-acid sequence MANGNAGFMMEGPREDGGMQQMPVHPEDAAQLEPAAAQKAPAKGKRGRAASKEPKAKREPKAKGEPRAKPGPKPKKAKEDKEGPPAEGQEKIDETFKKVKRKVDRFKGMSEEEVMKKTLPDILTPNLDYVIIGINPGLMAAYIGRWFPGPGNHFWKCLFLSGFTEKLLNHMDDDSLPEKYGIGFTNMVARATPGSKDLSSKELREGGKILVEKIKKFKPLIAVFNGKCIYEMFCREIFGKKPKTLEFGLQPHRIPDSETALYLMPSSSARCAQFPRAQDKVHFYIKLRELRDQLKGVAKPKEVEEVKYSFDLGMAKEDAKRMAIKEEHYDPGYEAAFGGAYGEQAPEGGQSNGYCNFSTSEEKADAAEKAPTNPNTVGQVQDGQWMTQSFADQIPDIGSSSQAQSWGV
- the LOC122330997 gene encoding patatin-like phospholipase domain-containing protein 2 isoform X2, yielding MLKNMQESAKDWNISFAGCGFLMAYYCGVYSCLFERAPFLLKGVKKICGASSGALMAAILACQMSPAKCCEHLLEMSREARKGTLGAVRPSFDLLRTVRRFLNRDLPDDAHLLARGRLFVSLTRVSDGTNVLVSEFDSKEDLVQALICSCFYPLYCGVFPPSYRGTRYVDGALSDNMPFSSLRNTITISPFSGESDISPYGNPFYFHDIYYNNVSIHINFINAHRVAIAFFPPEPEVLAEMCQNGYKDAYLFLKENELLKLTSPLSELILADEKRKYFSENKLRVTGNSNNILPESIKNVFYEASIMENDDTRSPLSVKLVYCLMWCALPAEMACVMLLRLAECAPELWSYLLWIWQMTMRTFGQILKKAFSIRFERDYKSK
- the LOC122330997 gene encoding patatin-like phospholipase domain-containing protein 2 isoform X4 gives rise to the protein MLKNMQESAKDWNISFAGCGFLMAYYCGVYSCLFERAPFLLKGVKKICGASSGALMAAILACQMSPAKCCEHLLEMSREARKGTLGAVRPSFDLLRTVRRFLNRDLPDDAHLLARGRLFVSLTRVSDGTNVLVSEFDSKEDLVQALICSCFYPLYCGVFPPSYRGTRYVDGALSDNMPFSSLRNTITISPFSGESDISPYGNPFYFHDIYYNNVSIHINFINAHRVAIAFFPPEPEVLAEMCQNGYKDAYLFLKENELLKLTSPLSELILADEKRKYFSENKLRVTGNSNNILPESIKNGLLSALQSCGHICCGYGR
- the LOC122330997 gene encoding patatin-like phospholipase domain-containing protein 2 isoform X1 — its product is MLKNMQESAKDWNISFAGCGFLMAYYCGVYSCLFERAPFLLKGVKKICGASSGALMAAILACQMSPAKCCEHLLEMSREARKGTLGAVRPSFDLLRTVRRFLNRDLPDDAHLLARGRLFVSLTRVSDGTNVLVSEFDSKEDLVQALICSCFYPLYCGVFPPSYRGTRYVDGALSDNMPFSSLRNTITISPFSGESDISPYGNPFYFHDIYYNNVSIHINFINAHRVAIAFFPPEPEVLAEMCQNGYKDAYLFLKENELLKLTSPLSELILADEKRKYFSENKLRVTGNSNNILPESIKNVFYEASIMENDDTRSPLSVKLVYCLMWCALPAEMACVMLLRYTCQKKRVKLKFQNLNFMLIPNYFLGLLSALQSCGHICCGYGR
- the LOC122330997 gene encoding patatin-like phospholipase domain-containing protein 2 isoform X3, producing the protein MPDVSGKFHFEAKCCEHLLEMSREARKGTLGAVRPSFDLLRTVRRFLNRDLPDDAHLLARGRLFVSLTRVSDGTNVLVSEFDSKEDLVQALICSCFYPLYCGVFPPSYRGTRYVDGALSDNMPFSSLRNTITISPFSGESDISPYGNPFYFHDIYYNNVSIHINFINAHRVAIAFFPPEPEVLAEMCQNGYKDAYLFLKENELLKLTSPLSELILADEKRKYFSENKLRVTGNSNNILPESIKNVFYEASIMENDDTRSPLSVKLVYCLMWCALPAEMACVMLLRYTCQKKRVKLKFQNLNFMLIPNYFLGLLSALQSCGHICCGYGR